The Cloacibacterium sp. TD35 region AAGAAAAATATCAGAATTTGTATCTTTTTTGGATTCTCGTATTCAAACCCAAAAGAAAATAATTGAACAATTAGAAACCTTAATGAGAGCTAATCGTGAAAAATTATTTTCTCAGAAATTAAGGTTTAAAGAGGAACACGGAAATGATTTCTCTGCTTGGGAAAGAAAGAAAATAAAAGATATATTAACGATAGGTAGTGGGAAAGATTATAAACATTTAAATAATGGTGCTATTCCTGTTTATGGGACAGGAGGAATTATCACTTTTGTAGATTCTTTTCTGTATGATGGTGAAACAGTTTGTATTGGAAGAAAAGGAACTATAGATAAGCCTTTATATTATAATGGAAAAATTTGGACTGTTGATACATTATTTTATACACATTCATTTAATAATTCAGTTCCTAGATTTGTTTTTAATATTTTTCAAAATATAAATTGGAAAGAATATAATGAAGCTTCTGGAGTTCCTAGCTTGTCTAAAAATACAATTGAAAAGATTGAAATAACAATTCCTTGTTTAGAAGAACAAACTAAAATCGCCAATTTTCTCTCCACCATTCAAAATAAGATAGAAACAGAAAAACAAATTTTAGAAAAGTTAGAGCTTCAGAAGAAGTTTCTTTTGGCCAACTTGTTTGTTTAAACCTTTACAAAATTTTCTTAAACAAAAAGATTTTGTAATAAATACTTTTTCTGATTTTCGTAGTGAGCTAACAATTCTGTTTCTATATTTATTTTCTCATCAAAAGTTTTTAAAAATTGTGCTATTTCTCTTTGCTCTTCTATTGTTGGAACATTTATTTTAATAGTTTTTATATCAGATGAATTCACTGAGGT contains the following coding sequences:
- a CDS encoding restriction endonuclease subunit S, which codes for MTFFPNLRFPGFEGEWKINRFQEVVKINQGLQIPISNRLIRPRDGAYFYITNEFLKDNSEKKFFIKNPPLSVLCNKEDILMTRTGNTGKVVTDVEGAFHNNFFKVSYPKNIVKGFLYNFLKLPSIQNQISKLAGTSTIPDLNHSDFYRIKFSYPKLEEQRKISEFVSFLDSRIQTQKKIIEQLETLMRANREKLFSQKLRFKEEHGNDFSAWERKKIKDILTIGSGKDYKHLNNGAIPVYGTGGIITFVDSFLYDGETVCIGRKGTIDKPLYYNGKIWTVDTLFYTHSFNNSVPRFVFNIFQNINWKEYNEASGVPSLSKNTIEKIEITIPCLEEQTKIANFLSTIQNKIETEKQILEKLELQKKFLLANLFV